Proteins encoded within one genomic window of Arachis ipaensis cultivar K30076 chromosome B08, Araip1.1, whole genome shotgun sequence:
- the LOC107611189 gene encoding ATP-dependent DNA helicase PIF4-like, whose amino-acid sequence MSEVQIKDIALAKIEDLLQSNGKSLKEYCGMPYPSENLVSSLEDRIIMEELNFDVNALANELGGYLERLTDEQKFAYDQIISAVSSNMGGLFILYSQGGCGKIFLWLTISCSIRSKGGIILNVASSGIAALLLPNGRTAHSRFKISLTINEDSLCSIKQGSPLARLISKSKLIIWDEAPMISKYCYETLDKCLRDILRCSDSYNAHLPFGGKVVVLGGDFRQILPVIPEAQGKI is encoded by the coding sequence ATGTCAGAAGTCCAAATAAAAGATATTGCACTTGCAAAAATTGAAGATTTACTCCAGTCAAATGGCAAGTCATTGAAAGAATATTGTGGAATGCCATATCCTTCAGAAAATTTGGTGTCCAGCTTAGAAGACAGAATTATAATGGAAGAGTTGAACTTTGACGTTAATGCTCTTGCGAATGAACTAGGTGGGTATTTAGAAAGGCTAACTGATGAGCAAAAATTTGCATACGATCAAATAATTAGTGCTGTTAGCAGTAATATGGGTGGACTTTTCATCTTATACAGTCAAGGTGGTTGTGGAAAAATATTCTTATGGTTAACTATATCATGCTCGATTAGGTCTAAAGGAGGTATAATTTTAAATGTTGCTTCGAGTGGGATTGCTGCACTTCTGTTGCCTAATGGAAGAACTGCACATTCAAGGTTTAAAATTTCTTTGACAATAAATGAAGATTCTTTGTGTAGCATTAAACAGGGAAGTCCTCTTGCAAGGTTAATATCCAAGTCCAAATTAATCATATGGGATGAAGCTCCAATGATAAGTAAGTATTGTTACGAAACTTTAGACAAATGCCTCAGAGACATCTTAAGGTGCTCAGATTCATATAATGCTCATTTGCCATTTGGAGGTAAAGTTGTTGTTCTCGGAGGAGATTTTAGACAAATTTTACCTGTGATTCCAGAGGCTCAAGGAAAGATATAA